In Arthrobacter sp. B3I9, the following are encoded in one genomic region:
- the nudC gene encoding NAD(+) diphosphatase, which yields MSLGESHASSAASSSAASPSAASPSAASPPPGSEPPSGTPTAPGRGLLANHLRNTVLPVRPALIDRGSAARVQPGMLENLVSSGRARAVVLSGRQALIDGGGLVLLDAAELADHLRDTDYAPDQLVYLGTALPGSDLETGTELVLFLLPRQFEVKAEEFEPHIAGIPAGAQWAGFRDVAARLNPTETALFIEASAIANWHASHTHCPRCGTATQPEAGGWVRRCPADGSEHFPRTDPAIIVTVIGPDDRILLGGGGPLDATNYSTLAGFVEPGESLEQAVVREIGEEVGVRVTASQYLGSQSWPFPASLMLGFTATTEDTTATPDGVEVTRARWFSRSELQDAVLAGEIVISSRLSIARALIEHWYGGIIKDRADVG from the coding sequence ATGAGTCTCGGGGAGTCACACGCATCATCAGCTGCATCATCATCGGCGGCATCACCGTCGGCTGCGTCACCGTCTGCTGCGTCGCCGCCGCCCGGAAGCGAACCACCGTCGGGCACGCCCACCGCTCCGGGACGGGGCCTGCTCGCCAACCACCTGCGGAACACGGTTCTCCCGGTGCGCCCTGCCCTCATCGACCGGGGATCGGCCGCCAGGGTCCAGCCGGGCATGCTGGAAAACCTTGTCTCCTCCGGAAGGGCGCGGGCCGTGGTGCTTTCCGGACGGCAGGCCCTCATCGACGGCGGCGGCCTCGTCCTGCTGGACGCCGCAGAACTGGCCGACCACCTCCGGGACACTGACTACGCCCCGGACCAGCTGGTCTACCTTGGCACGGCGTTGCCGGGGTCCGACCTTGAGACCGGCACCGAGCTGGTCCTCTTCCTCCTGCCGCGGCAGTTCGAGGTCAAGGCAGAGGAATTCGAGCCGCACATCGCGGGTATCCCCGCCGGGGCACAGTGGGCGGGTTTCCGGGACGTCGCCGCCCGCCTGAACCCGACGGAAACCGCCCTTTTCATCGAGGCCAGCGCCATCGCCAACTGGCATGCCAGCCACACCCACTGCCCGCGCTGCGGAACCGCCACGCAGCCGGAAGCCGGCGGCTGGGTCCGCCGCTGCCCCGCCGACGGCTCCGAGCACTTTCCGCGCACGGACCCGGCCATCATCGTCACCGTCATCGGCCCCGACGACCGGATTCTGCTCGGTGGCGGTGGCCCCCTGGACGCCACCAACTACTCCACGCTCGCCGGGTTCGTTGAGCCCGGGGAGTCCCTGGAGCAGGCCGTGGTCCGGGAAATCGGCGAGGAAGTCGGAGTCCGCGTCACCGCCTCCCAGTACCTCGGCTCCCAGTCGTGGCCTTTCCCGGCTTCGCTGATGCTCGGGTTCACGGCGACGACCGAGGACACGACGGCCACTCCCGACGGCGTCGAGGTGACCAGGGCGCGGTGGTTCAGCAGGAGTGAACTCCAGGATGCGGTTCTTGCCGGCGAAATCGTGATCTCCAGCCGGCTGTCCATTGCCCGGGCCCTGATCGAGCACTGGTATGGCGGCATCATCAAAGACCGTGCGGACGTCGGATGA
- a CDS encoding ATP-dependent DNA helicase UvrD2: MPDAETRGGGAERVSPEPDSSLEERILGGLDAEQREVASTLNGPMCVLAGAGTGKTRAITHRIAYGVHSGVYSPQRLLAVTFTARAAAEMRSRLRDLGVGNVQARTFHAAALRQLQYFWPQAVGGALPNLLDHKAQMIAEAARRLRLSTDRASIRDLASEIEWAKVSMLTPANYLENAQGRGNPGGFDLTAVARVFQSYEDVKTDRNVIDFEDVLLITVGILQEDPKVAATVREQYRHFVVDEYQDVSPLQQRLLELWLGGRDELCVVGDASQTIYSFTGASPKHLLGFKAMYPGANVVKLIRDYRSTPQVVKLANDLLAGRRSGGQVADAAWATPLQLVAQRPAGPVPQFTECSDDEAEAATVAVKVRALLDAGTPASQIAVLFRTNGQSEAYEQALASAGIGYQLRGGERFFARKEVRDAILQLRAATRAVAETSSPEPLGQMVRDIVASLGYTDTAPHSGGALRERWESLAALVALADELVLSRGEQFTLADFVNELQERSLAQHAPTVQGVTLASLHAAKGLEWDAVFLVGLSEGLMPISFADTPEAVDEERRLLYVGITRAREHLFLSWSTARTPGGRANRKPSRFLDGLRPDSVASSAVRGAGAAPRRKAAVPASCRVCGSMLSSGAERKVGRCSQCPPSYEEQTFDALRQWRKEVALAADVPAFVVFTDATLTAIAEARPGSLEELAKLAGVGPSKLEKYGEAVLAVLVESASL; encoded by the coding sequence CTGCCCGACGCCGAAACCCGGGGCGGCGGGGCCGAACGGGTGTCCCCCGAGCCGGACAGCTCCCTTGAGGAGCGCATCCTCGGCGGCCTCGACGCCGAACAGCGTGAGGTTGCCAGCACGCTGAACGGCCCGATGTGCGTGCTGGCGGGCGCCGGTACCGGCAAGACCCGCGCCATCACCCACCGGATCGCGTACGGCGTCCACTCGGGCGTCTACAGCCCGCAGCGGCTCCTGGCCGTCACGTTCACCGCCCGCGCAGCGGCCGAAATGCGCAGCAGGCTCAGGGACCTCGGCGTCGGAAACGTCCAGGCCCGAACCTTCCACGCCGCGGCGCTCCGCCAGCTCCAGTACTTCTGGCCCCAGGCGGTCGGCGGCGCGCTGCCGAACCTGCTGGACCACAAGGCGCAGATGATCGCCGAGGCCGCGCGCCGGCTCCGGCTCAGTACAGACCGCGCCTCGATCCGGGACCTGGCCTCCGAAATCGAGTGGGCCAAGGTGTCGATGCTGACCCCGGCGAATTACCTCGAAAACGCGCAAGGGCGCGGGAACCCGGGCGGCTTCGACCTCACGGCGGTGGCCCGGGTCTTCCAGTCCTACGAGGACGTCAAGACCGACCGCAACGTGATCGACTTCGAGGATGTCCTGCTGATTACGGTGGGCATCCTGCAGGAGGACCCGAAGGTTGCCGCCACGGTCCGGGAGCAGTACCGGCATTTCGTCGTGGACGAGTATCAGGACGTTTCGCCGCTCCAGCAGCGGCTGCTGGAGCTGTGGCTCGGCGGCCGCGACGAGCTGTGTGTCGTGGGCGACGCCAGCCAGACCATCTACTCGTTCACCGGCGCCTCCCCGAAGCACCTGCTGGGTTTCAAAGCGATGTACCCGGGCGCCAATGTGGTCAAGCTGATCCGCGACTACCGTTCCACGCCGCAGGTGGTGAAGCTGGCCAACGACCTGCTTGCCGGCAGACGCAGCGGCGGCCAGGTGGCGGACGCGGCCTGGGCCACTCCCTTGCAGCTCGTGGCGCAGCGCCCGGCGGGTCCGGTGCCCCAATTCACCGAATGTTCGGACGACGAGGCGGAGGCCGCCACCGTGGCCGTCAAGGTCCGCGCGCTGCTCGACGCCGGCACCCCGGCGAGCCAGATTGCCGTGCTGTTCCGCACCAACGGGCAGTCCGAGGCATACGAGCAGGCCCTGGCCTCGGCCGGCATCGGCTACCAGCTGCGCGGGGGTGAGCGCTTCTTCGCCCGCAAGGAGGTCCGCGACGCCATCCTCCAGCTGCGGGCCGCCACGCGCGCCGTGGCTGAAACGTCCAGCCCCGAACCGCTCGGCCAAATGGTCCGCGACATTGTCGCGTCCCTGGGCTACACCGACACGGCGCCCCACAGCGGCGGGGCGCTCCGGGAGCGCTGGGAATCGCTGGCGGCGCTGGTCGCACTGGCCGATGAGCTCGTGCTCAGCCGCGGGGAACAGTTCACCCTGGCGGACTTCGTCAACGAACTCCAGGAACGCTCCCTCGCCCAGCACGCTCCGACGGTCCAAGGCGTGACCCTGGCATCACTGCACGCTGCCAAGGGCCTGGAATGGGACGCCGTCTTCCTCGTAGGACTGAGTGAAGGACTCATGCCGATCTCCTTCGCGGACACTCCCGAAGCCGTGGACGAGGAACGGCGCCTGCTGTATGTCGGGATAACCCGGGCCCGGGAGCACCTGTTCCTGTCCTGGTCCACCGCGAGGACCCCCGGCGGCCGCGCCAACCGGAAGCCCTCCCGCTTCCTGGACGGACTGCGCCCCGACTCCGTTGCCAGTTCCGCGGTCCGCGGCGCCGGCGCCGCGCCGCGCCGGAAGGCAGCCGTTCCCGCGTCGTGCCGGGTCTGCGGAAGCATGCTCTCCTCCGGTGCCGAGCGCAAGGTGGGGCGGTGCAGCCAGTGCCCGCCCAGCTACGAGGAACAGACCTTCGACGCGCTCCGGCAATGGCGCAAGGAGGTGGCCCTGGCCGCGGATGTTCCGGCCTTCGTGGTCTTCACCGACGCCACCTTGACGGCCATCGCCGAGGCCCGCCCCGGATCGCTCGAAGAACTGGCCAAGCTCGCCGGTGTGGGTCCGTCAAAGCTGGAGAAGTACGGTGAGGCAGTGCTGGCCGTTCTCGTCGAAAGCGCAAGCCTCTGA
- a CDS encoding M48 family metallopeptidase, with translation MAADAARAAGGRPAQYAAAPGVPLTTPDGAPVEVRRSARRRRTVAAFWENGTAVVAIPASFTRTQEREWVHRMLEKLRLQGERGTPGAGKRRPRSDAALAGHAAELSAKYFGGRAAPSSVRWVSNQNSRWGSATPSDGSIRLSEKLRPMPQWVIDYVLLHELAHLLVAAHNAAFWRLLEAYPDTERAKAFLEGVSFATSRGLAEDGDACGCGGADGGTGPAGID, from the coding sequence ATGGCCGCGGACGCGGCCCGCGCGGCTGGTGGACGGCCCGCACAGTACGCCGCCGCGCCGGGTGTCCCGCTGACCACGCCGGACGGAGCCCCGGTGGAGGTGCGGCGCTCGGCCCGCCGCCGCCGGACGGTCGCCGCCTTCTGGGAAAACGGCACCGCCGTAGTTGCCATCCCTGCGTCCTTCACCCGCACGCAGGAGCGCGAGTGGGTGCACCGGATGCTTGAAAAGCTCCGTCTTCAGGGCGAAAGAGGAACCCCCGGCGCCGGCAAGCGCAGGCCGCGCAGCGACGCCGCCCTTGCCGGCCACGCCGCGGAGCTGTCGGCCAAGTACTTCGGTGGCCGCGCCGCGCCGTCGTCGGTCCGCTGGGTAAGCAACCAGAACTCACGGTGGGGGTCGGCGACGCCCTCAGACGGGAGCATCCGGCTTTCCGAGAAACTCAGGCCCATGCCGCAATGGGTCATTGACTATGTGCTGCTCCACGAGCTGGCACACCTGCTTGTGGCCGCGCACAACGCCGCGTTCTGGCGACTGCTGGAGGCTTATCCCGACACGGAGCGGGCCAAAGCCTTCCTGGAAGGCGTTTCCTTCGCGACCTCGCGGGGCCTGGCTGAAGACGGCGACGCTTGCGGTTGCGGAGGCGCCGACGGAGGCACCGGTCCAGCAGGGATTGACTGA
- a CDS encoding zinc-dependent metalloprotease has protein sequence MTSNPLNPSNGDEEPKDPLAEMLKNLMGGQGMGNIDPAELAKAAGLPDDPNLLAQMFSQVQAMMSATSEGPVNWQLAHENARRVAASGSDPSVTAQQNREVDEALRLAELWLDQVTGLPATGLIGRAWSRAEWVEETLGTWKRLTEPVANSIANALSSAMTEQMPEEMKSMMGGASSMLQNMGGAIFGMQLGQAIGALSADVVSSTDIGVPLADLEMALLPSNVAKFGEGLSLPENDIRLFLAVREAAHARLFVQVPWLRGHLLGAIEAYARGIHIDTSRIEELARELDPSNPEGIQEALSQGVFMPQRTPAQEQALEKLETALALVEGWVDELTWAATEKLLPSAGALRETVRRRRATGGPAEHAFSSLVGLELRPRRLREAATLWALLKEERGAEGRDAIWQHPDLLPTAEDLDDPQGFSARRQLAEASDSEVDDALQKLLSGGFDEPAGGESAAGEAGTPESGEHRSEEQGPDDAPEEGGSPKP, from the coding sequence ATGACCTCAAACCCACTCAATCCGTCCAATGGCGACGAGGAACCCAAGGATCCGCTGGCCGAGATGCTGAAGAACCTGATGGGCGGTCAGGGCATGGGCAATATCGATCCCGCGGAACTCGCCAAGGCCGCCGGTCTCCCGGACGACCCGAACCTCCTCGCGCAGATGTTTTCGCAGGTCCAGGCGATGATGAGCGCCACGTCCGAAGGACCCGTCAACTGGCAGCTGGCGCATGAGAATGCACGGCGGGTGGCTGCGAGCGGTTCCGACCCCTCCGTCACTGCCCAGCAGAACCGCGAAGTCGACGAAGCCCTGCGCCTCGCCGAGCTCTGGCTTGACCAGGTCACCGGCCTGCCGGCAACCGGACTGATCGGCCGGGCATGGTCCCGGGCCGAATGGGTCGAGGAGACCCTCGGGACGTGGAAGCGGCTGACCGAGCCGGTCGCCAACAGCATCGCAAACGCGCTGTCCTCGGCGATGACGGAACAGATGCCCGAAGAGATGAAGTCCATGATGGGCGGCGCGTCCTCCATGCTGCAGAACATGGGCGGGGCGATCTTCGGCATGCAGCTGGGCCAGGCGATCGGCGCCCTGTCAGCCGACGTTGTCAGCTCCACCGACATCGGCGTTCCGCTGGCCGACCTTGAGATGGCGCTGCTGCCCTCCAACGTGGCGAAATTCGGTGAAGGCCTCAGCCTGCCGGAGAACGACATCCGGCTGTTCCTGGCCGTCCGCGAGGCGGCCCATGCCCGGCTCTTCGTGCAGGTCCCCTGGCTCCGGGGCCACCTGCTCGGCGCAATCGAGGCCTACGCCCGCGGCATCCACATCGACACGTCACGGATCGAGGAACTCGCCCGGGAGCTGGACCCCAGCAACCCCGAGGGCATCCAGGAGGCGTTGTCGCAGGGCGTTTTCATGCCGCAGCGCACGCCGGCGCAGGAACAAGCCCTGGAGAAGCTGGAGACGGCCCTCGCCCTGGTGGAGGGCTGGGTCGACGAACTCACGTGGGCGGCTACCGAAAAGCTGCTGCCCTCCGCCGGCGCCCTTCGCGAGACCGTCCGCCGGCGCCGCGCCACCGGTGGCCCCGCTGAACATGCGTTCTCCTCCCTCGTCGGGCTGGAACTGCGTCCGCGCAGGCTCAGGGAGGCCGCCACACTGTGGGCCCTCCTGAAAGAAGAGCGCGGCGCAGAGGGCCGGGACGCCATCTGGCAGCACCCCGATCTGCTTCCCACTGCCGAGGACCTGGATGACCCACAGGGTTTCAGCGCCCGCCGGCAGCTCGCCGAGGCGAGCGACTCTGAGGTGGACGACGCGCTGCAGAAGCTGCTGAGCGGCGGCTTCGACGAACCTGCGGGCGGAGAGTCTGCCGCAGGTGAGGCCGGAACTCCGGAATCCGGAGAACACCGGTCCGAGGAACAGGGCCCGGATGACGCTCCGGAAGAAGGCGGCAGCCCCAAGCCGTAG
- a CDS encoding PDZ domain-containing protein: MTITQGEQPASEPAPGQTQGRRAILGGGRPPRTKDKRSSAMLVSGLLALGLGITAVTLPVPYVVESPGPIFNTLGDDHGKPVISVTGHESFPAKGNLDLTTVYVDGGPNGPVSVFEAFSAWLDRTKAVYPEELIYPKGVTKEQSQQENAVAMTTSQENAVASALKELNIPFEQKMQVAGLSDGSASSGKLQEGDTLVAINDRPITALGVVQAELAAGNGAPVTVAVDRGGSRIPVAITPAKAATGRFILGVMLQYKFTFPFEVKISLDKVGGPSAGMMFALGIIDTVTPGDLTGGKHVAGTGTITPDGVVGPIGGISQKMQGARSGGATLFLAPADNCEDVTGHIPAGLQVVKVENLGEARKAVELAASGADTSGLPACPSN; this comes from the coding sequence TTGACGATTACCCAGGGTGAGCAGCCCGCCAGTGAGCCGGCGCCCGGCCAGACGCAGGGCCGCAGGGCAATCCTCGGGGGAGGGCGCCCTCCGCGCACGAAGGACAAGCGGTCCTCGGCCATGCTCGTCTCGGGCCTCCTGGCCCTGGGGCTGGGCATCACCGCGGTGACCCTGCCCGTTCCCTACGTCGTGGAATCGCCTGGTCCGATCTTCAACACCCTTGGCGATGACCACGGTAAGCCGGTCATCAGCGTCACCGGGCACGAGAGCTTCCCCGCCAAGGGCAACCTTGACCTCACCACCGTGTATGTCGACGGCGGCCCCAACGGGCCCGTCAGCGTCTTCGAAGCCTTCTCGGCCTGGCTGGACCGTACGAAGGCGGTGTACCCCGAGGAACTGATCTATCCGAAGGGCGTGACCAAGGAGCAGTCCCAGCAGGAGAACGCGGTCGCGATGACCACCTCGCAGGAAAACGCGGTCGCCTCCGCGCTCAAGGAACTCAACATCCCGTTCGAGCAGAAGATGCAGGTCGCGGGCCTCTCGGACGGGTCCGCCTCCAGCGGGAAACTGCAGGAAGGCGACACGCTGGTCGCCATCAATGACAGGCCGATCACCGCCCTGGGCGTCGTCCAGGCGGAGCTGGCCGCCGGCAACGGGGCGCCGGTGACTGTCGCCGTCGACCGCGGCGGCAGCCGGATCCCTGTCGCCATCACTCCTGCCAAGGCCGCCACCGGCCGCTTCATCCTGGGCGTGATGCTCCAGTACAAGTTCACGTTCCCCTTCGAGGTCAAGATCTCGCTGGACAAAGTCGGCGGTCCCAGCGCAGGAATGATGTTCGCCCTGGGGATCATCGACACTGTCACCCCCGGCGACCTCACCGGCGGCAAACACGTCGCGGGTACCGGGACCATCACTCCCGACGGCGTCGTCGGCCCGATCGGCGGCATCAGCCAGAAAATGCAGGGGGCACGGTCCGGCGGGGCCACCCTGTTCCTGGCGCCCGCCGACAACTGCGAGGACGTCACCGGGCATATCCCGGCCGGGCTGCAGGTGGTCAAAGTGGAGAATCTGGGTGAGGCGCGGAAGGCGGTCGAGCTGGCCGCGTCAGGGGCCGACACATCCGGGCTTCCCGCCTGTCCGAGCAACTAG
- a CDS encoding UPF0182 family protein, producing MSRPASTVPPGRPQTRRGALTPTLIVVALIVVGFIFFANVWTDVLWYQQLGFFEVFLTENLARIVIFLAGFAVMFAAVFFAIRIAYHARPVYAPDSDIRDNLNRYQVQLEPVRRVVMVGLPILFGLFAGSAAASQWQKVLLFLNQEPFGKSDPQFNMDISFYLMTLPFLGFVTGFLISVTIVAGLAGILTHYLYGSIRIMERGIFTSRAAQIHLAVTGAAFLLLLGANFWLDRYSAVQNSGGRWAGALYTDVNAVIPTKSILAVAAALVAVLFIVAAVIGKWRLPVIGTAMLVITSILAGGVYPWVIQQFQVRPSEQTLEKPFIERNINMTRDAYGLDKVQEKRYNATTNAATGALASDAETTANIRLLDPNLISDAFAQLEQYRPYYQFPKALNVDRYEVDGKVQDTVIAVRELNPDGLATNQQSWLNRHVVYTHGYGVVAAKGNKFTADGKPDFLQAGIPSNGVLGNDSTYQPRIYFGEDSPEYSIVGAPEGAPHREQDRPAGKEGDAETQYTFTGNGGPNVGSFFNRVLYSIKFQSSDLLLSDGVNAASQILYDRNPRDRVQKVAPYLTVDGNAYPAVVDGRVKWIVDGYTTSQYYPYSQQEQLSAATTDSQTTAGRAVALPNNSVNYIRNSVKATVDAYDGSVTLYAWDDQDPVLKAWQNIFPTSLKPFSEMSGSLMSHVRYPEDLFKVQRELLGRYHVTQPDNFYTNNDAWSVPNDPTVQDEVKQPPFYMSLKMPDQEAPAFQLTSSFIPQVVNGTARNVLYGFLAADSDAGSEKGVKAESYGQLRLLQIPPEAQVPGPGQAQNKFNSDPTVSQALNLLRQGASAVLNGNLLTLPVGGGLLYVQPVYLRSTGETSYPTLQRVLVAFGDKIGFAPTLDVALNQLFGGNSGATAGDSANNGQTPAVTPPDGAAPPAAGTPDAKADLKAALDEASAAIKAGQEALARGDFAAYGDQQRRLSAALQKALDAEAKLGATPAPAASPTPSS from the coding sequence TTGTCCCGTCCCGCCAGCACCGTTCCGCCCGGAAGACCGCAGACACGACGAGGCGCACTGACGCCGACGTTGATCGTCGTGGCCCTGATCGTGGTCGGGTTCATCTTCTTCGCCAATGTCTGGACGGATGTCCTCTGGTACCAGCAGCTGGGCTTCTTCGAAGTCTTCCTGACCGAAAACCTGGCCCGCATCGTGATCTTCCTCGCGGGCTTCGCCGTCATGTTCGCGGCCGTGTTCTTCGCCATCCGGATCGCGTACCACGCGCGGCCGGTGTACGCTCCGGACTCGGACATCCGGGACAACCTGAACCGCTACCAGGTCCAGCTGGAACCGGTCCGCCGGGTCGTCATGGTGGGGCTGCCGATCCTGTTCGGCCTCTTCGCGGGCAGCGCCGCGGCGAGCCAGTGGCAAAAGGTGCTGCTGTTCCTGAACCAGGAGCCCTTCGGCAAGTCCGATCCCCAGTTCAACATGGACATCAGCTTCTACCTGATGACCCTGCCGTTCCTCGGCTTCGTCACGGGCTTCCTGATCAGCGTCACCATAGTCGCCGGCCTCGCCGGGATCCTAACGCACTACCTCTACGGCAGCATCCGGATCATGGAACGCGGAATCTTCACCAGCCGGGCTGCCCAGATCCACCTTGCAGTCACCGGCGCGGCGTTCCTGCTGCTGCTCGGCGCTAACTTCTGGCTTGACCGCTACTCCGCCGTACAGAACAGCGGCGGCCGGTGGGCCGGCGCGCTGTACACGGACGTCAACGCCGTGATCCCCACGAAATCCATCCTTGCCGTGGCGGCGGCCCTCGTCGCCGTGCTCTTCATCGTCGCTGCCGTGATCGGAAAATGGCGCCTGCCCGTGATCGGCACGGCGATGCTCGTGATCACCTCGATCCTGGCCGGAGGCGTGTACCCCTGGGTGATCCAGCAGTTCCAGGTCCGTCCCTCCGAGCAGACCCTGGAAAAGCCGTTCATCGAGCGCAACATCAACATGACCAGGGATGCCTACGGCCTGGATAAGGTGCAGGAGAAGCGGTACAACGCCACGACCAACGCCGCTACCGGCGCCCTGGCTTCGGACGCGGAGACCACTGCCAACATCCGCCTCCTGGACCCGAACCTCATCTCCGATGCGTTCGCGCAGCTTGAGCAGTACCGGCCCTACTACCAGTTTCCCAAGGCCCTGAATGTGGACCGCTACGAGGTGGACGGCAAGGTCCAGGACACCGTCATCGCGGTCCGGGAGCTCAACCCGGACGGTCTTGCCACCAACCAGCAGTCCTGGCTGAACCGCCACGTGGTCTACACGCACGGGTACGGCGTCGTTGCCGCCAAGGGCAACAAGTTCACCGCTGACGGCAAGCCGGACTTCCTCCAGGCCGGCATCCCCTCCAACGGTGTGCTCGGCAACGACTCGACGTACCAGCCGCGAATCTACTTCGGCGAAGACTCGCCCGAGTACTCGATTGTCGGCGCCCCGGAGGGTGCCCCTCACCGCGAGCAGGACCGGCCGGCAGGCAAGGAAGGCGACGCGGAAACGCAGTACACCTTCACCGGCAACGGCGGTCCCAACGTGGGCAGCTTCTTCAACAGGGTCCTCTACTCCATCAAGTTCCAGTCCTCCGATCTGCTGCTCTCCGACGGCGTGAACGCCGCATCCCAGATCCTCTACGACCGCAACCCCCGGGACCGCGTCCAGAAGGTCGCCCCGTACCTGACGGTGGACGGCAACGCCTACCCGGCCGTCGTGGACGGCAGGGTGAAGTGGATCGTCGACGGCTACACCACCAGCCAGTACTACCCGTACTCCCAGCAGGAGCAGCTCTCCGCTGCCACCACCGACTCGCAGACGACGGCGGGCCGGGCCGTGGCCCTGCCGAACAACTCGGTGAACTACATCCGCAACTCCGTCAAGGCCACCGTGGACGCCTACGACGGCTCCGTGACCCTGTACGCCTGGGACGACCAGGACCCCGTACTCAAGGCCTGGCAGAACATCTTCCCGACCTCGCTGAAGCCGTTCTCGGAAATGTCCGGCTCCCTCATGAGCCACGTCCGCTACCCGGAGGACCTGTTCAAGGTCCAGCGCGAACTCCTGGGCCGCTACCACGTCACCCAGCCGGACAACTTCTACACGAACAACGACGCGTGGAGCGTGCCCAACGACCCCACGGTCCAGGACGAGGTCAAGCAGCCGCCGTTCTACATGTCCCTGAAGATGCCGGACCAGGAGGCGCCGGCCTTCCAGCTGACTTCCTCGTTCATTCCGCAGGTGGTTAACGGCACGGCCCGCAACGTGCTTTACGGCTTCCTGGCCGCGGACTCCGACGCCGGCAGCGAAAAGGGCGTGAAGGCCGAGAGCTACGGCCAGCTGAGACTCCTGCAGATCCCGCCGGAAGCCCAGGTGCCCGGCCCGGGCCAGGCGCAGAACAAGTTCAACTCGGACCCGACGGTCTCCCAGGCGCTGAACCTGCTGCGCCAGGGCGCGTCGGCGGTGCTGAACGGCAACCTGCTGACACTGCCGGTCGGCGGCGGGCTGCTGTACGTCCAGCCGGTCTATCTGCGTTCCACCGGTGAAACCTCGTATCCCACACTGCAGCGCGTGCTGGTGGCGTTCGGGGACAAGATCGGTTTCGCTCCGACCCTGGACGTGGCACTGAACCAGCTGTTTGGCGGCAACTCCGGCGCCACGGCCGGTGACTCGGCCAACAACGGCCAGACGCCGGCGGTCACCCCGCCGGACGGAGCTGCACCGCCGGCCGCGGGAACGCCTGACGCGAAAGCAGATCTGAAGGCCGCACTGGACGAAGCCAGCGCAGCCATCAAGGCAGGCCAGGAAGCCCTCGCCAGGGGCGACTTTGCCGCCTACGGCGACCAGCAGAGGCGGCTCTCCGCGGCACTGCAGAAGGCGCTCGACGCCGAGGCCAAGCTCGGTGCGACCCCCGCGCCCGCGGCGTCCCCCACGCCGAGCAGCTGA
- a CDS encoding deoxyribodipyrimidine photo-lyase — MSSGSHSSTLVWLRDDLRIDDNPALAEAFSQGAPLTVVYVLDEDSPGLRPLGGAAKWWLHHSLTALGADLAAAGSRLLLRRGPAARVIPEVAGETGTTQLLWNRRYGGPERDVDAGLKEWAAEHGITTASFQANLMFEPWTVRTGAGGPYKVFTPFWRACLDGGEPRLPLDAPGRLPAPATGTSGQPPASDPLESWGLIPRTPDWSAGLAATWTPGEAGAHGRLEEFVDGPAEAYGTGRDIPGVEGTSRLSPHLRFGEISPFRIWHTLREHFPQQPPAGVGIFRSELGWREFCWQLLYENPELATRNYRPEFDRFAWQTPSAAELTAWQQGRTGYPLVDAGMRQLWQTGWMHNRVRMAAASFLVKNLLADWRVGEAWFWDTLVDADAASNPANWQWVAGSGADASPYFRIFNPVTQSKKFDAEGRYLRRYLPELSALDAKRIHEPWKADAVPEYPAPVVGLPESRARALDTYQRLKED, encoded by the coding sequence ATGTCCTCCGGATCCCATTCTTCGACACTTGTCTGGCTCCGCGATGACCTCCGCATCGATGACAACCCTGCCCTGGCCGAAGCCTTCTCCCAGGGGGCCCCGCTCACCGTTGTCTATGTGCTGGACGAAGACTCCCCGGGGCTGCGCCCGCTCGGCGGAGCGGCGAAGTGGTGGCTGCACCACTCGCTGACGGCACTCGGGGCCGATCTCGCGGCCGCAGGCTCGCGGCTGCTGCTCCGCCGTGGCCCCGCCGCCCGCGTCATTCCCGAAGTTGCCGGCGAAACCGGCACCACGCAGCTGCTCTGGAACCGCCGCTACGGCGGCCCGGAACGCGACGTCGACGCCGGACTCAAGGAGTGGGCGGCAGAACACGGCATCACCACCGCTAGCTTCCAGGCGAACCTGATGTTCGAGCCCTGGACGGTACGCACCGGCGCTGGCGGCCCCTACAAGGTCTTCACGCCCTTCTGGCGGGCCTGCCTCGACGGCGGTGAACCCCGACTCCCGCTTGACGCTCCCGGGCGCCTGCCCGCGCCGGCCACCGGCACCTCCGGACAGCCGCCGGCCAGTGACCCGTTGGAAAGCTGGGGGCTGATCCCCCGCACTCCGGACTGGAGCGCCGGCCTCGCCGCGACCTGGACCCCGGGCGAGGCCGGCGCCCATGGCAGGCTCGAGGAGTTCGTCGACGGACCGGCGGAGGCGTACGGCACCGGCCGGGACATCCCCGGCGTCGAAGGGACCAGCCGGCTCTCCCCCCACCTGCGCTTCGGGGAGATCAGCCCCTTCCGGATCTGGCACACCCTGCGCGAACACTTTCCGCAGCAGCCCCCCGCGGGCGTCGGCATCTTCCGCTCGGAGCTGGGCTGGCGCGAATTCTGCTGGCAGCTGCTATACGAGAACCCGGAGTTAGCGACCCGGAACTACCGGCCGGAATTCGACCGTTTCGCCTGGCAGACGCCGTCGGCCGCGGAACTGACGGCGTGGCAGCAGGGCCGCACCGGATACCCCCTTGTCGACGCAGGCATGCGCCAGCTCTGGCAGACCGGATGGATGCACAACCGGGTCCGGATGGCGGCCGCCTCGTTCCTGGTCAAGAACCTGCTGGCCGACTGGCGGGTGGGCGAGGCCTGGTTCTGGGACACCCTCGTGGACGCGGACGCTGCAAGCAACCCGGCCAACTGGCAGTGGGTGGCGGGGTCCGGTGCCGACGCCTCCCCCTACTTCCGCATTTTCAATCCGGTCACACAAAGCAAGAAGTTCGACGCCGAGGGCCGTTACCTGCGCCGCTACCTCCCGGAGCTGTCCGCCCTAGACGCCAAGCGAATCCACGAACCATGGAAAGCGGACGCGGTTCCTGAATACCCCGCGCCGGTCGTCGGGCTGCCGGAGTCCCGGGCCCGGGCCCTCGACACGTACCAGCGCCTCAAGGAGGACTGA